A single window of [Clostridium] hylemonae DSM 15053 DNA harbors:
- a CDS encoding rhomboid family intramembrane serine protease, producing the protein MNWLNKLERKFGRYAIPNLMYYIIILYGAGFVLNLLNPQFYYQYLSLNAEAILHGQVWRILTFIIQPPSKSIIFVVFALYLYYLIGRQLEMAWGAFRFNLYFFAGMLFHVIAAILAYLLTGLSLPLDVWYLNLSLFFAFAALYPDVQFLLFFIIPVKVKWLAWLDGAYFIWAVVQAFLPSYGGGVYGIYYKANALAAAVSLLNFVIFFLGSRNMKPYSPKQVKRKKEFYKKVQQARRPDNVYENGARHKCAVCGRTELDDPNLEFRYCSKCSGNYEYCQDHLFTHTHVK; encoded by the coding sequence ATGAATTGGTTGAATAAACTTGAGCGGAAATTCGGCAGATATGCCATTCCGAATCTGATGTATTATATTATTATCTTATATGGGGCAGGCTTCGTGCTCAATCTTCTGAATCCTCAGTTTTATTATCAATATCTGAGCCTGAATGCGGAGGCCATTCTGCACGGACAAGTGTGGAGGATCCTGACGTTTATCATTCAGCCGCCTTCAAAAAGCATTATATTTGTTGTGTTTGCGCTTTACCTGTATTATCTGATCGGCAGGCAGCTTGAGATGGCGTGGGGGGCGTTCCGTTTTAACCTGTATTTTTTTGCGGGGATGCTGTTCCATGTGATCGCCGCGATTCTGGCATACTTACTGACAGGATTATCCCTGCCTCTTGACGTATGGTATCTGAATCTGTCTCTGTTTTTTGCATTCGCCGCGCTGTATCCGGACGTACAGTTTCTGCTGTTCTTCATTATACCGGTGAAGGTAAAGTGGCTGGCATGGCTGGACGGGGCTTACTTTATCTGGGCGGTTGTCCAGGCGTTCCTGCCGTCTTACGGCGGAGGTGTTTACGGCATTTATTATAAGGCAAATGCACTCGCCGCGGCAGTTTCTCTTCTCAATTTTGTCATCTTTTTCCTCGGTTCGCGGAACATGAAGCCTTATTCTCCGAAGCAGGTGAAAAGGAAGAAAGAATTTTATAAAAAAGTACAGCAGGCGAGAAGGCCGGATAACGTATATGAAAACGGAGCGAGACACAAATGTGCGGTATGCGGCAGGACAGAGCTCGACGACCCGAATCTGGAGTTCAGATACTGTTCCAAATGCAGCGGCAATTACGAATACTGCCAGGATCATCTGTTTACGCACACACATGTAAAGTAA